Proteins encoded within one genomic window of uncultured Draconibacterium sp.:
- a CDS encoding DUF6261 family protein, with protein MISNLMFRSKVTEIDGTTTQIIQGYDATSLNTDPNMELIFGELKPLSELFTSAIRRMKAKSEAQTLDEVREEKMDGWYYLLLAFSHHPTARIRNAALALLDIFNNYGIEIKQESYTAESSLLNSMLSDYSGSEAQNNIGILPQGEIFLSSLREAQLNFENNRLSFEEAQAEEGTLENASALKKQVVDLINNKLVNYLNVMAQINDATYGPYARTVAEIITTNNEVVRKRRSNGEETEDE; from the coding sequence ATGATTTCAAATTTAATGTTCAGAAGTAAAGTAACCGAAATCGACGGAACTACCACGCAAATTATTCAGGGTTACGATGCCACCTCCCTAAACACCGATCCTAACATGGAACTTATTTTCGGCGAGTTAAAACCATTGTCGGAGCTGTTTACCTCGGCCATTCGCCGCATGAAAGCCAAAAGCGAGGCACAAACACTCGACGAAGTGCGCGAAGAAAAAATGGACGGGTGGTATTACCTGCTACTGGCTTTTTCGCATCATCCCACTGCAAGAATACGTAATGCCGCCCTTGCCCTGCTCGACATTTTCAACAACTACGGCATAGAAATTAAACAGGAAAGCTACACTGCCGAAAGTTCGTTGCTTAATTCGATGTTGTCGGATTATTCGGGAAGCGAGGCGCAAAACAATATCGGCATTCTTCCGCAAGGCGAAATTTTCCTGTCTTCCCTACGCGAAGCACAACTCAATTTTGAAAATAATCGTCTGAGTTTTGAAGAGGCACAAGCCGAAGAAGGTACGCTTGAAAATGCTTCGGCCCTGAAAAAACAAGTGGTTGACCTGATTAATAATAAGTTGGTGAACTACCTTAACGTTATGGCGCAGATAAACGATGCCACATACGGCCCGTATGCCCGCACCGTTGCCGAAATTATTACTACCAACAACGAAGTGGTTCGTAAACGCCGGAGTAACGGGGAAGAAACGGAAGATGAATAG
- a CDS encoding TlpA disulfide reductase family protein, with the protein MIEIKRIIFFFLFLVILSGCHEKNEIEQGQTLTVVTGKVSNMQVYLNTKEFTVNIIDFRGKKTIYSDSIKSDGTFSIEFDLYKPQDITIDPIVGKIIAHPGDSIHLGIDFADIGNIKFSGDRARSNIDLNKFLNSYYSIINFTNEETRRMEFRTYRSFCDSVKLVADKKQQEFVKEFNPTTEVKAWTTDYMTIRYQQALLYFQMHYAYIRNIKSYTELDLPDDYYSFLENIDTDFSDSIVNASIYELLSYYTSNYAQRTILDTTQSFNESYLTLANKLLNEHNDCFFRQMVIGNLFYQQLNRNDVDFFTDNINLMDKNVHDSSLKIPLENYYADLQKQIENPEINSNATLAKLTGTAGESLIDSIWGANQGKVIYIDFWATWCGPCKAEMPNSKKLQKKLAGEDVAFVYMCIDSDEKQWKLALSQMQLEGQHYFCDRKQSGSIRNAFDIEGIPHYMLVSKHGHIVEYDSSRPMNPETIEKIEKLLHEE; encoded by the coding sequence ATGATCGAAATTAAACGAATTATCTTCTTTTTTTTATTCTTAGTTATTTTAAGTGGGTGTCATGAGAAAAATGAAATCGAACAAGGACAAACATTGACAGTTGTAACAGGCAAAGTCAGTAATATGCAGGTTTATCTAAATACGAAAGAGTTTACGGTAAACATTATTGATTTCAGAGGCAAAAAAACAATATATTCAGATTCGATTAAGAGCGATGGAACTTTTAGCATTGAGTTTGATTTATATAAACCGCAGGATATAACGATTGATCCTATCGTTGGAAAAATAATTGCACACCCGGGCGATTCAATTCATTTGGGAATTGACTTTGCTGATATCGGTAATATTAAGTTTTCCGGAGATCGTGCTAGGTCCAATATTGATTTAAATAAATTTTTAAACAGTTATTACTCTATAATTAATTTTACAAACGAGGAAACAAGAAGGATGGAGTTTCGTACATACAGATCTTTTTGCGACAGCGTGAAATTAGTAGCTGATAAAAAGCAACAAGAATTTGTAAAAGAATTTAATCCCACTACTGAAGTTAAAGCTTGGACTACAGATTATATGACGATTAGGTACCAACAAGCGCTGTTATATTTCCAAATGCACTACGCGTATATACGAAATATTAAAAGTTATACTGAACTTGATCTGCCTGATGATTATTACAGCTTTTTAGAGAATATAGATACCGATTTTTCCGACTCAATTGTTAATGCCAGCATATACGAACTATTAAGCTATTATACTTCAAATTACGCTCAAAGAACAATTCTGGATACTACTCAATCTTTCAACGAATCTTATCTCACTCTAGCGAATAAATTATTGAATGAGCACAATGATTGCTTTTTCAGACAAATGGTGATTGGCAATTTGTTTTACCAGCAACTCAACAGAAACGATGTGGATTTTTTTACCGACAACATAAATCTTATGGATAAGAATGTGCATGATTCGTCGTTAAAAATACCGTTAGAGAATTATTACGCAGACCTGCAAAAACAAATAGAAAATCCTGAAATAAATTCCAATGCAACTTTGGCGAAATTAACAGGTACCGCAGGTGAATCATTGATCGATTCGATTTGGGGGGCAAACCAGGGAAAAGTTATTTATATCGACTTTTGGGCAACTTGGTGTGGACCGTGCAAAGCAGAAATGCCAAATTCGAAGAAGCTACAGAAAAAGTTGGCTGGTGAAGATGTTGCGTTCGTATATATGTGCATTGATTCCGATGAAAAACAATGGAAATTAGCGCTGTCTCAAATGCAGTTGGAAGGTCAACATTATTTCTGTGATAGAAAACAGAGTGGGAGTATTCGAAACGCATTTGATATAGAAGGTATACCGCATTATATGTTGGTGAGTAAACATGGTCACATTGTTGAATATGACAGCTCTAGACCTATGAATCCTGAAACCATCGAAAAAATAGAAAAATTATTACATGAAGAGTAA
- a CDS encoding CoA pyrophosphatase, translating to MITNPDKIAAALKGDLPGSPSHDKMLPPGRVLKPAPEDKSKVKQSSVLLLLFPDNNELKVCLIKRPAYMKHHAGQIALPGGRIEANESACETALRETHEEIGITEDKIRLLGTLSSFYVEVSRFQITPFVGWMDTKPEFTLCPDEVEKAILFPIDAFKPPHSTIELKTVTGLMKVPCVKYDGEIIWGATAMILSEFYDLINKN from the coding sequence ATGATCACCAATCCTGATAAAATAGCAGCCGCCTTAAAAGGAGACCTTCCGGGTTCGCCGTCGCATGATAAAATGCTACCGCCCGGACGAGTGTTAAAACCTGCCCCCGAAGATAAGAGCAAGGTGAAACAGAGCAGTGTGCTGTTATTACTTTTTCCTGATAACAATGAATTAAAGGTTTGCCTGATAAAGCGTCCTGCCTATATGAAACATCATGCCGGACAAATTGCCTTGCCGGGCGGGCGAATTGAGGCCAACGAAAGTGCCTGCGAGACTGCACTACGCGAAACTCACGAAGAAATTGGGATTACCGAAGATAAGATCAGGCTGTTGGGAACGCTCTCGTCGTTTTATGTAGAAGTGAGTCGTTTTCAGATTACGCCATTTGTGGGCTGGATGGATACTAAACCTGAATTCACCCTTTGTCCCGATGAAGTTGAAAAGGCGATCCTCTTTCCCATTGATGCATTTAAACCTCCTCACTCTACCATCGAATTAAAAACCGTAACCGGATTAATGAAAGTACCCTGTGTAAAATACGACGGCGAAATTATTTGGGGTGCTACTGCAATGATCCTTTCAGAGTTTTATGACTTGATCAATAAAAATTGA
- a CDS encoding IS4 family transposase, which produces MIVKEFKGFFSGFLPDVRIEKRAEKIMGDMLNFGKAVVNKFSRTNTEKIGAYRMFGNNSFSHIELTESVISSCKAKQGGAHLLCIQDTTEFNFTNHLQRIGKKDKDIGPVTKNDNAGFFCHPMLVVNEGDKMPIGLSSIELWNRNWDKQDKFERSYWKQDIAEKESYRWVESARKTQSVLDKAPLLTIIGDRESDIFSEFALVSDERTHLLVRSRIDRKLAEGDGKLYKKLSGQEQKAVYGLEIKGNKKRKARTAKMALKYVKVKIKRPERLRDKNLPEYVELWAIEAREQPGTIPGGEPPIVWRLLTTHPITGASQAMKCLEWYGNRWFIEELFRIMKSKGFELEASQLETGAALKKQVVMALQVALTIMVLKLSLNNKEAIKAELVFSQQQIKFIGLLLKNEIEGKTKKQQNPYPCQSLAWCAWAIARLSGWSGYKSHGPPGYISVKNGLDVFYNKYEGYLVAMKFLKDVYKG; this is translated from the coding sequence GTGATAGTCAAGGAGTTTAAGGGTTTTTTTAGCGGTTTTTTACCTGATGTCCGAATAGAAAAACGTGCAGAAAAAATTATGGGAGATATGCTTAACTTCGGCAAAGCAGTAGTAAACAAATTTAGTAGAACAAATACAGAAAAAATTGGGGCATATCGTATGTTTGGGAATAATAGTTTCAGCCATATCGAACTAACGGAAAGTGTAATTTCCAGTTGCAAGGCCAAGCAAGGCGGTGCACACCTTCTTTGCATACAGGACACAACAGAGTTTAATTTTACCAACCATCTGCAACGGATTGGGAAAAAAGACAAAGATATCGGCCCGGTAACAAAGAACGACAACGCGGGCTTCTTTTGCCATCCCATGTTGGTGGTAAACGAAGGAGACAAAATGCCTATTGGCCTGTCAAGCATAGAATTGTGGAACCGTAACTGGGACAAACAGGATAAATTTGAGCGAAGTTACTGGAAACAGGATATCGCAGAAAAGGAATCGTACCGTTGGGTTGAAAGTGCCCGAAAAACACAATCTGTTTTAGACAAAGCACCACTGTTGACCATCATTGGGGACAGGGAATCCGATATTTTTAGCGAGTTTGCCCTTGTGTCGGATGAACGAACCCATTTACTGGTGCGTTCAAGAATAGACAGGAAATTGGCAGAAGGGGACGGGAAACTTTATAAAAAGCTATCAGGGCAAGAACAAAAAGCTGTTTATGGTTTAGAGATAAAAGGGAATAAAAAGCGAAAAGCCCGTACAGCAAAGATGGCATTAAAATATGTAAAGGTTAAAATAAAAAGGCCTGAAAGGTTACGCGACAAGAACCTTCCTGAATATGTTGAATTATGGGCTATTGAAGCCCGGGAACAACCGGGAACAATTCCCGGGGGAGAACCCCCGATAGTTTGGAGGTTATTGACTACACACCCAATAACCGGGGCAAGCCAGGCAATGAAATGCCTTGAATGGTACGGCAACAGGTGGTTTATTGAAGAACTTTTCAGGATAATGAAAAGCAAGGGCTTTGAACTTGAAGCCTCGCAACTTGAAACTGGTGCAGCATTGAAAAAACAGGTTGTCATGGCACTCCAGGTGGCATTAACGATAATGGTACTTAAGTTATCGCTCAACAATAAAGAAGCAATAAAAGCTGAACTGGTCTTTAGCCAACAACAAATAAAGTTTATAGGGTTATTATTAAAAAATGAGATAGAAGGGAAAACGAAGAAACAACAAAACCCATATCCCTGCCAAAGCTTGGCATGGTGTGCCTGGGCAATAGCACGGCTTAGTGGCTGGAGCGGTTATAAATCCCATGGCCCACCAGGGTACATATCGGTTAAGAACGGACTTGATGTCTTTTACAACAAATATGAAGGCTACCTTGTAGCAATGAAGTTCTTAAAAGATGTGTATAAAGGGTAG
- a CDS encoding putative porin — protein sequence MLKARYFLFTVLILTVLPIMVMAQPRGIDTQGEKEEKTPEKVVPSKVKLWYLKGDGAFKDSTVLDTLHDYNHIYHPVFKNAISATYTGNYGNPGMTNDFFQRGNQTNYFFLQSRQDYLLTPGKVKYINTTTPYTRFDYSQSENKSRNNETRFDVVHSQNVTPFWNWTFRTNQEKSDGQYSAQDAKNNFVALNTSYNRDQWNVYGGFISNSLENSENGGLTSDTILFSGQEAEYWPTNLSEARSKFNSINYYTTAEYRIGKYDFDPVDSVDVFRPILGIMYSFDHDRYSQKFVDEEDTSNVFFENTYYGDGYTTDEIKYRRISNVFQLKQYENPNRKYTFGKRAFLGYELYRGDTPGVQVNDSTHRRFDIKYSNLYVGGGIFREMGSFWLWNFDGKVNLAGRNAGELELNGMITKPFRFWGDSTAAMIFTGSFENRVPDYFQETFRSNHFQWDNDFDAEQRLTLGAKFRVPQRKLELAANYAAINNFLYNNEEAIPDQTSNEILVMSVYADKDFNYRRFHFRTRVLWQKASEERYLHLPEWSAFVNTYYQFTISKVMFTQIGADVRYNTKFYADAYAPSTGLFYLQNEQEYGDYPYIDIYANLRLKRTRVFFKWVNIGTNFLDGTYMTTPHYPMPRATFRLGVSWAWYD from the coding sequence ATGCTAAAAGCACGGTATTTTTTGTTCACGGTTCTAATTCTTACGGTACTGCCCATAATGGTTATGGCGCAGCCACGTGGTATCGACACGCAGGGAGAGAAGGAAGAAAAGACACCTGAGAAAGTAGTTCCATCGAAAGTGAAACTGTGGTACCTGAAAGGGGATGGTGCATTTAAAGATTCAACAGTTTTGGATACACTGCACGATTACAATCATATTTATCATCCGGTATTTAAAAACGCAATCTCTGCAACATATACGGGGAACTACGGGAATCCCGGAATGACCAACGATTTTTTCCAACGTGGTAATCAAACCAATTATTTCTTTCTTCAATCGAGACAGGATTACCTGTTAACGCCAGGGAAAGTAAAATACATAAATACCACTACTCCATATACACGTTTTGATTACAGTCAAAGTGAAAACAAATCGCGTAACAACGAAACGCGGTTTGATGTAGTGCACTCGCAAAATGTTACGCCTTTCTGGAACTGGACTTTCCGCACCAATCAGGAAAAGTCGGATGGGCAATACAGTGCACAGGATGCCAAGAACAACTTTGTGGCACTAAATACCAGTTATAACCGCGACCAGTGGAATGTGTACGGAGGATTTATCTCCAATTCATTAGAGAACAGTGAGAACGGCGGATTAACCAGCGATACCATACTTTTCTCCGGGCAGGAGGCAGAATACTGGCCGACGAACCTGAGCGAAGCAAGGAGTAAATTCAACAGTATTAATTATTATACAACTGCCGAATACCGAATCGGGAAATACGATTTTGATCCGGTAGACAGTGTTGATGTCTTCAGACCGATACTTGGTATAATGTATAGTTTCGATCACGACAGGTATTCGCAGAAATTTGTGGACGAAGAAGACACTTCTAATGTTTTCTTTGAGAACACTTATTACGGTGATGGTTACACTACCGATGAAATAAAGTACCGGAGAATAAGTAATGTATTTCAGCTGAAGCAGTACGAAAATCCGAACCGAAAATATACCTTCGGGAAAAGAGCTTTTCTTGGCTACGAACTATACCGCGGAGATACTCCCGGAGTGCAGGTGAATGATTCAACGCACCGACGCTTTGATATTAAATACTCGAACCTCTATGTAGGTGGCGGTATTTTCAGGGAAATGGGTAGTTTCTGGCTGTGGAATTTCGATGGAAAAGTTAACCTGGCCGGACGGAATGCAGGAGAACTGGAGTTGAACGGAATGATTACCAAACCATTTAGATTCTGGGGCGACTCAACGGCAGCGATGATATTTACAGGTTCGTTCGAGAATAGAGTACCTGATTATTTTCAGGAAACATTCCGATCAAATCATTTTCAGTGGGACAACGATTTTGATGCTGAACAACGTTTAACGCTGGGCGCGAAATTCAGAGTGCCTCAACGCAAATTGGAATTGGCAGCTAACTATGCTGCCATAAATAATTTCCTGTATAATAACGAGGAAGCTATTCCGGATCAAACGTCAAACGAAATACTGGTAATGTCGGTATATGCCGATAAGGATTTTAACTACCGGCGTTTTCATTTCCGCACACGTGTGCTGTGGCAAAAAGCTTCCGAAGAGCGTTATCTGCATTTACCCGAATGGTCGGCTTTTGTGAATACCTATTACCAGTTTACCATTTCGAAAGTAATGTTTACGCAAATTGGTGCCGATGTGCGTTACAATACCAAGTTCTACGCCGATGCTTATGCTCCGTCGACTGGTTTGTTTTATTTGCAGAATGAACAGGAATATGGTGATTATCCGTACATCGATATTTATGCCAACCTGCGTTTAAAACGTACACGCGTATTCTTTAAATGGGTAAACATTGGTACAAACTTCCTCGATGGAACCTACATGACAACGCCACATTACCCAATGCCGCGGGCTACTTTCCGCCTGGGTGTTTCTTGGGCATGGTACGATTAA
- a CDS encoding TOBE domain-containing protein yields the protein MHSLVINIERKNRSPRTQIQSLKVLIKPESIALSKEPVQNISLRNQVEGTMKEVFLKDGLAFCVVDVGENIIVEVTEASQKSMCLEKGQRVYCLFKSASLKIY from the coding sequence ATTCACTCCTTAGTTATTAACATTGAAAGAAAAAATAGATCTCCGAGAACACAGATCCAGTCCCTCAAGGTCCTAATCAAACCCGAAAGCATCGCCTTATCAAAAGAGCCGGTCCAAAATATCTCGCTCCGCAACCAGGTAGAAGGCACGATGAAAGAAGTATTTTTAAAAGACGGCCTTGCCTTTTGTGTAGTCGATGTAGGCGAAAACATCATCGTTGAAGTCACCGAAGCTTCACAGAAAAGTATGTGTCTTGAGAAAGGCCAGCGGGTGTACTGTCTTTTTAAGTCAGCCTCGCTAAAAATTTATTAA